In Candidatus Fusobacterium pullicola, one DNA window encodes the following:
- a CDS encoding HAD-IB family hydrolase, whose product MIAAFFDIDGTIFRNSLLTEHFKKLIKYDLLDFSEYDRRVKEAFKLWDERVGNYDNYLGDLTGTYVDAIKGLPTKYNDFVADKVVELKGNKVYAYTRKMIKWHKEQGHLVIFISGSPDFLVSRMAKKWGADDFCGSTYHTDEKGALTGEISPMWDSKNKLKSINKFCEKYTIDLEKSYAYGDTHGDITMLELVGNPKAINPSLELINTIKNDENLKAKTEIIIERKDVIYSVNADVKILNPNF is encoded by the coding sequence ATGATTGCAGCTTTTTTTGATATTGATGGTACTATTTTTAGAAACTCTCTTTTGACTGAACATTTTAAAAAACTGATAAAGTATGATTTATTAGATTTTAGTGAATATGATAGAAGAGTTAAAGAGGCTTTCAAACTTTGGGATGAAAGAGTTGGAAATTATGATAATTACTTAGGAGATCTTACTGGTACATATGTTGATGCTATCAAAGGACTTCCTACGAAATATAATGACTTTGTAGCTGACAAAGTAGTAGAATTAAAAGGAAATAAGGTATATGCTTATACTAGAAAAATGATAAAATGGCATAAAGAGCAAGGACATCTTGTTATTTTTATATCTGGAAGCCCTGATTTTTTAGTTTCAAGAATGGCAAAAAAATGGGGAGCAGATGACTTTTGTGGCTCTACTTACCACACCGATGAAAAAGGGGCTCTTACTGGTGAAATATCGCCAATGTGGGATTCTAAAAATAAATTAAAATCAATAAATAAATTTTGTGAAAAATATACAATTGATTTGGAGAAAAGCTATGCCTATGGAGATACCCATGGAGATATAACTATGCTAGAGTTAGTTGGTAATCCAAAAGCTATCAATCCTAGCTTAGAACTTATTAATACTATAAAAAATGATGAAAACTTAAAAGCAAAAACAGAAATCATTATTGAAAGAAAAGATGTGATCTACTCTGTAAATGCTGATGTTAAAATTTTAAATCCTAATTTTTAG